A region of the Bacteroidales bacterium genome:
ATTTTAAGCGCCACTGTATCACCGTCGGGATAATTAAAAACTACAGCATCGCCTCGCATTACTTCAGTCAGACCGGGAAAACGGTAAAAAGGCAGTTTAATCCACTCCACGTAAGATTTACGGTTTTGAGAAAGGGGCATGGTATGATGCACAAACGGGAAAGCAATAGGGGTATTTGGTATTTTGGGGCCATAACTTATTTTAGAAACAAATAGAAAATCGCCAACCAGCAATGATTTCTCCATGGATGATGTAGGTATCGTGTAGGCTTCGAACCAAAACATGCGTATGATGGTGGCCGCAATTACTGCAAAAAGGATGGCATCAACCCATTCCCTTACAACAGTTTTCTTAATTTCAGGAAGCTTTGATGGATGTGTGTAAATTTTATCTTTCGATCCAAGCCAGGGCAGCACTACTATGGGCAATATCACTCCGGCTGCCTGATGGTGCAGGCCACGCAAACCATAACATTTCAAGATTTCAACAATCATAAGCATCACCATGAAAACGTTGATAAACGGAAGCAAAATGAAAATATACCACCAAACTGGTTTATCAATTATTTTTAACCAGAAATAATAATTCACGAATGGAATTACAGAATAATATCCTTTGTAGCCGGCTTTTTCGTAGGTTGCCCAAAGTAACACAGGGAAGAAGGCAAAAAGAATCAAGAGTAGAGTTAATACGCTCATGGTTTTTTTATTTAATGTTCTGCGAAAATATAAAGTTATTGTTTACGGTCAGGGTTTAAAAGATCACTCATGCCAAAGCATCCCTTTTTGCCGATGATCCATTCCGCAGCCATTACGGCTCCCACAGCGAATCCTTTGCGGTTTTTGGCATCATGGTGGATTTCAATTTTATCAAACTCGAACTCATAGGTAACCGAATGTGAGCCGGTGATATTCCCTTCGCGGATGGATGTAATTGGAATTTCTGATTTGTCCGGTTCCTGTCCGGTCCAGCCTTTCTTATGTTCAATTTCTTTAATAATATCATCGGCAAGCCTTATGGCGGTTCCGCTTGGGGCATCGGCCTTTTGAGCATGATGTGCTTCTGTTATCGAGATTTCATATTCCGGGAAATCTTTCATGAGTTGAGCCAGCCGGTGGTTAAGCTCGAAAAAAATATTAACACCAATGCTATAATTGGGTGCATAAAAAAACGCCTGGTTCTTTTGAATACAAATATTTTTTATTTCGTCTATCCGGTCAAGCCAGGCAGTTGTGCCGCTCACAACGGGTAGTTTTTTTTCAAAGCACCGGAGTATATTATCGGGAGCGCTTGATGGAATACTGAACTCAATGGCAACATCTGCGGTCTGAAGCAATTCTGCTTGTTTCTCCCAATCTGATACGTCATCAATAAAAGCGACAATCTCATGTCCTTTTTCAAGGGCTGCAGATTCAATTTCCCTGCCCATCCTTCCGTATCCAATGATTGCTATTTTCATTTTATTTTTTGTTGATTTAGAGCCCTAAACTCCGCCTTGTCCTGATTCCTTTTTCTTTGCTTTAGCTCCGCCTTTGTCTCAACATATGCTCTTGTCTTTCCTTCGCCTTAGCCTCAGTCTTTGCCTT
Encoded here:
- the dapB gene encoding 4-hydroxy-tetrahydrodipicolinate reductase, whose translation is MKIAIIGYGRMGREIESAALEKGHEIVAFIDDVSDWEKQAELLQTADVAIEFSIPSSAPDNILRCFEKKLPVVSGTTAWLDRIDEIKNICIQKNQAFFYAPNYSIGVNIFFELNHRLAQLMKDFPEYEISITEAHHAQKADAPSGTAIRLADDIIKEIEHKKGWTGQEPDKSEIPITSIREGNITGSHSVTYEFEFDKIEIHHDAKNRKGFAVGAVMAAEWIIGKKGCFGMSDLLNPDRKQ